The genomic interval GCGCACGACTCTTCTGACATGCGGCTTTGTTATTCAGGTGGATCTATAGCAGTACTCTGGCGTACGTGGTGGACGCCAATCCTGTACGTGTTACACTTTTTTCATCCCTGCGTCAAGTCAGTTctgatgctgatgattgTCTTAGGGTGCTTCCAGCTCTGCAGTCTCTTGTAATTCAATGTTTAGGGGTATATGCGCGTGCGTTATGTCACAAGTCGCTACTCCGATACAGAATGGTATAGGAGACGGGGGGTTATATACCTTGTTTGCTGGGATCTTGGCATTCGCCTGTGCTTGCAACTTATTGCTTATGGGTGCGTTTCCACCCTTGCTTTTTGATACATAAACAGAAAGCTGACACTTGTATACCTAATACAGTGAAAGGTGAGCAATGGAGGTCTCCCGAACATCGTTGGCCCTGGCAAAagaagcgagaagaaggaaacgATGAGAAGGAATGATCAAGAATTAATTGAATATTTGCATATAATAGTATAATAACTTGTCGAGTTTGTCAGTTCATACGCATCATAGGCATTGCATGGCATTAGAATCACTTCATCCACTGGCCTATGGCCAAAATGTTTCCTTCGTTCTTTAGATGGAGTTCTACCCAACGCACTCATTACTTCCTTATATTATTGTTCGGTGGTGCTCAGGCGATCACTCCAGTCACAACCGAATGCAGAAGGGGCCGGAAATGCCACACGTCATTCAGGGCAAGTGCCACAAACTGCCGTATCATAAATGGTGGcaatttgcttccgtcGCGCACCGTGTATCCTCTCTCGCGTCAACAACCATTTGTGACATCTTCCATTCCCGTGctatcttccttccatccccgACTGCTTAATACCAAACGACCGCCATGTTCTCCATCAACTTGGTACGGCCCGCCATGACCGTGGCCGCCCCTTTGAGGGTTAGGATGCTGTCCACAACTTCtttgttgttgaagaagaagaacatcGGTGAGTCTTCCGCTCGCACGCTCCTGCAGTAGGGTGGGCGTGGGACCAGGGATCATATTCGCGACGGACTGGATGGAATTCGATCCATATATACGGGCTTAGAGGTGCACCTCTACGTCATGTCGAATGCGCCGCCCTGCCTCACCTGTCTTGCGCGTTTCTAGACCTATAACGACAGCTAACGTCATACAGATACCACCCTTCCGACCGTTCCCAAAGGTCCCCCTACGCCCTACACTCTCTGGTTCAAAGACCACATTGCTAACGTTTCCGAGAAATACCGTCGTCCCGATGGTAAACTTGACATGCGAAGACTCACCAACGAGGCTGCCACCGAATGGGCTTCCTTGACTTCAAGTGTCAAGGCCGAACTTCAAAGCCGAGCCGATGAGGGCAGGAAGCTTGCGGACAAGGCGTATTTGGAGTTCTGGAACTCTACTACCCCAGAGACAAGGGCTGCTATTGAAAAGGCTACCGGCAAGAAAGTTAGCCCACctggagggaagaaggctttCAAGCAGTCTGTCAAGGAGAGGCCCGGAAACCCCGGAAAGCCTTTGACTCCttactttgccttcgccAAGGAAGTTAGAGAAAGTGGGAAGGTTGAACTGCCCAGTGACCTCGAGGGGAACGTGAGGAATCAGCAGTTGGCCAGGGAGACTGGTGCTTTGTGGAAGCAGTTGAGCGACTCTGAGAAGCAGGTGAGCCCCCCAATCCTGACAGTTTTAAAATCAGGCTGATATATTTGGGACAGAAATACAAAGACGCGTATGTGCAGGCCAGGGCTAAATGGGATGAATGGAGACAGACTCAACCCGACCTTTAAGGATAGTCTTTTGGCGCGGATCTCTGCCTTGAAGTGTGGGCAGATACGATGGAGTCCGGGGCTTTAAGAACATTTTCGACAGATGAATTAGTTATATTTGAGTATCTTTTCAGAAGGTTGGTCAGATGCACATCTGCCCCTTACCATGATATGGAGCCTCAAAGCTTCTCAttgcctttcttcctcctgaaGCCGGACTGGGACCCCTTGTGATAATTTCAGATTATACTGATGTTAATGCCCACATACGAACGAGTATTTGATGATACGGCTATGGTCCAGCGGAAATCCATTCATCTCATGCTACAGAAAAAGCGCGAGAGAACCCATGTTTAAGTATTTAGTGGTGGTGACCGCCACCGTGGAGGAGAGCCTCGTCACCCTGGAAGTTGAGAGTGTAAACTAAAGTTAAACAAATTAGCAGTGTCCCTGCACTGAAGATAGAAGGACGCACCGGAACCGCACTCGGGGCATCGGTGGTTCTTCAAGGTGTGGTTGACGTTGAGCCAAATAGTGTCGTGGGAGTCAACGGGGAAACCAGTGCAGCCAATCTGTCGCTCGGGGAACTGACCAACTTGTCAGACATTGCAGCATATTAGGTAAAAGATGATACTCACGAGAGAGTAGATGGGAATAGGTTCGTCAACAGTACCAAGTCGGGTAATCTCAAGAGGCTTCATGTCGAAAACGTCAACACCCTCGAGGTTACCGAGGAGTTCGAATCGCTCGAGACCAGTAGACTGGTTCTCGCTGCTCGTGGGTCAGCCTTGATTCACCGGCCCATCCGTTTCACATCTTCATGGTATTCCCTCGACTCCGTATCCCTCCGGCCTAAGCCTGCATTCTGATCTCCACTGATATCTGCCCGAGGCCGATCCAATTCAAAAATTTCCTCTCCATTTCATCCCATTCCAATCATTCATCATGCAATACTCACTCATTGGGCACCTCACCGGCCTTGGCACCAGGACCAAGCAACTGGGGAGGGCCGTGGCCGGCAGACCTGGcggcagagatggagaaggctCTGGCGGTGAAGGCCGGTGCGGGGACGGTTCGTCGGAGGGCGGGGAGGGCGGTGCGGAGGGATCGAATAGCGGAGGCCATTTTGGGTGCTTGGAAGAGTGGGGAGTAAGAGAAGacgtcaagaagaaggatcgAGGTGTTGGATTGAATGTCCGCGATGTGATAGGTAGACAAACTCAAAAGTCCCGGGTTCAGCCGTGGTGCAAGAAGTAATCCCGCGGGGGGCCAGGAATGTGGCACCATACTAAAATGGGAAACAACCCATCGCGATTGGGCATCGGGCTTGTCTCGTAATGCCCCTCAAAAcctatgcatgcataggGGGGAGATGGTTGTCCAGGACCATGTACAGCTTAAAGAGAGCTGCCATACTTGAACATGTTCTCAAACAGAGAAACTGAGTGCCATGGGTATGCTACATTGACAGGACATTCGCTGAAAGAGAGTCGCGTTGCAGTCCGAGAAGTTGGGCCGCGCCGTACTTTTGGGCTGCAAAAGATTCCGAATCTTTATCCATAGATGGCAGCATCATGGGCGGTTAATTAGATGCTGTAACAATTGAAATGACAATGGGGCCACTAGGTGACCTGTTATGGAACGCAGGCGCAGTGCATCTTGCTTACTTCCTTCTACTAATTACACAAGAATTATTTGGTATAGTCGGAATGTGACCACTACATGATGCGATTCTCTCCAGAAAGTAAACTGGGTATGAAAAGACGCGACGCGTCTGATTATTATAGCTGCCATCAGTAGCTCCAACGCATCACTGCGCCGTTTCGCGTCGTCGATATCATATATTCaccctccatcctctttttccttgctcacTCCACTATGCCTCGGCCTAAGCCACAAATAGGTCCTGGCAAGTGGATAGACACGCGTCGTCCAGACCAAAACTCAGCGACTAAACCTCCATCACAGCGACCGCTGAGACCCCTTTCGTCTCATGGGCTTCCCACGCCACCGACGACCGGTCTCAGAAAACGCGGAGAACTATCCAATCCAGGCGTCGATGGATCTgcggaaggaaagaggacTCCGATGAGTCATAAGCAATCCAGCTTAAGTCGCTTcatcaagggcaagggccGTGCAGAGAAGTTGCGAACAAATGAAGACCGAAGCCCATCcggaggaagcggaagccCACTGCCTCTTGGTGGCAATCGCGCTGCGTtaagaaggaagagcaagctTGAAATATTCGATGACAACTATCAGGCCGACGATACATGGTCCAACGACGCACC from Cryptococcus neoformans var. neoformans B-3501A chromosome 9, whole genome shotgun sequence carries:
- a CDS encoding hypothetical protein (Match to ESTs gb|CF193616.1|CF193616, gb|CF184785.1|CF184785, gb|CF184471.1|CF184471), whose protein sequence is MFSINLVRPAMTVAAPLRVRMLSTTSLLLKKKNIDTTLPTVPKGPPTPYTLWFKDHIANVSEKYRRPDGKLDMRRLTNEAATEWASLTSSVKAELQSRADEGRKLADKAYLEFWNSTTPETRAAIEKATGKKVSPPGGKKAFKQSVKERPGNPGKPLTPYFAFAKEVRESGKVELPSDLEGNVRNQQLARETGALWKQLSDSEKQKYKDAYVQARAKWDEWRQTQPDL
- a CDS encoding hypothetical protein (Match to ESTs gb|CF193742.1|CF193742, gb|CF192504.1|CF192504, gb|CF192503.1|CF192503; HMMPfam hit to COX5B, Cytochrome c oxidase subunit Vb, score: 140.2, E(): 4.5e-39) produces the protein MVPHSWPPAGLLLAPRLNPGLLSLSTYHIADIQSNTSILLLDVFSYSPLFQAPKMASAIRSLRTALPALRRTVPAPAFTARAFSISAARSAGHGPPQLLGPGAKAGEVPNDENQSTGLERFELLGNLEGVDVFDMKPLEITRLGTVDEPIPIYSLFPERQIGCTGFPVDSHDTIWLNVNHTLKNHRCPECGSVYTLNFQGDEALLHGGGHHH